In one Cloacibacillus porcorum genomic region, the following are encoded:
- the garR gene encoding 2-hydroxy-3-oxopropionate reductase produces MDKIGFIGLGIMGRPMAKNLIKAGYAVVVCDVNQQAVEELRACGAESAATPAETAEKAGTFIVTMLPNSPQVREVTAGENGLLKGIRAGQIVVDMSSISPIASRELDALLREKGAEMLDAPVSGGQEKAEQGTLAIMVGGSAAAFEKARPILEKMGATVTLVGESGAGQITKLVNQMIVGINISAVAEGMAFAKKAGVEPRRVFEAIRKGLAGSQCLEDKAPRMFEGRYDPGFRINLHIKDLWNVLETSRAVSCSVPLSGQVIEMMIALANEGHETKDHGSLGLYYEKLNNVALKEIQK; encoded by the coding sequence ATGGACAAAATAGGATTTATCGGTTTGGGAATAATGGGCAGGCCGATGGCGAAAAACCTTATCAAAGCAGGATATGCCGTCGTGGTCTGCGACGTGAACCAGCAGGCGGTGGAGGAACTGCGCGCCTGCGGCGCGGAGAGCGCGGCGACGCCCGCCGAAACCGCGGAAAAGGCCGGAACATTTATCGTGACGATGCTTCCCAACTCGCCGCAGGTGCGCGAAGTGACCGCCGGTGAAAACGGTCTCTTAAAGGGCATCCGCGCCGGACAGATAGTGGTGGACATGAGCTCCATCTCTCCGATCGCCAGCCGCGAACTTGACGCGCTCCTCAGAGAGAAGGGCGCGGAGATGCTCGACGCCCCCGTCAGCGGCGGCCAGGAAAAGGCGGAGCAGGGGACCCTCGCGATCATGGTCGGCGGCAGCGCCGCCGCCTTTGAGAAGGCCCGTCCCATACTTGAAAAGATGGGCGCCACCGTCACCCTCGTGGGGGAGAGCGGCGCGGGGCAGATCACCAAACTTGTAAACCAGATGATCGTCGGCATCAACATCTCCGCCGTCGCCGAGGGCATGGCCTTCGCCAAAAAGGCGGGCGTCGAACCGCGCAGAGTATTCGAGGCCATCCGCAAAGGGCTTGCCGGCAGCCAGTGCCTTGAGGATAAAGCGCCGAGAATGTTCGAAGGCCGCTACGACCCCGGCTTCCGTATCAACCTCCACATCAAAGACCTTTGGAACGTCCTCGAGACCAGCCGCGCCGTCAGCTGCTCCGTCCCTCTCTCGGGGCAGGTCATAGAGATGATGATCGCCCTCGCGAACGAGGGGCACGAGACCAAGGACCACGGCTCGCTCGGGCTCTACTACGAAAAGCTCAATAATGTGGCGCTGAAAGAAATACAAAAATAA
- a CDS encoding D-2-hydroxyacid dehydrogenase, with protein MQNKLKIMVLTAEDSLKVFRMTPERIEAALERFPEFRGKVEISITRTSTSFENDPSWNSEDYEKFRRDIVNADILVGYMFPLAEVAALAPNLKWIHIIGAGIEHLLPLDWLPEGCVLTNNRGAHAPKTCEYAMMALLMLANHMPRLACAQQKRKWDAHFVSVIRGSKAAILGAGKQGSAVALAAKRLGLDTVGVDIDPSPRENFDEILPPSRLNEALGSADYVVVTLPSTKDTYRFIGEKEFAAMKEGAGFINISRGRIVDSEALIASLKSGHLSGAVLDVFEQEPLPVESPLWSAPNLTMSPHMGCDDEDNYIHRTFDIVFENLRRLEAGERLENVVDRKKGY; from the coding sequence ATGCAGAACAAATTGAAGATCATGGTACTCACTGCGGAGGACAGCCTCAAAGTTTTCCGTATGACCCCGGAACGCATTGAGGCGGCGCTGGAAAGATTCCCCGAATTCCGCGGCAAAGTGGAGATTTCCATAACCCGCACCAGCACGAGCTTTGAAAACGACCCGAGCTGGAACTCGGAAGACTACGAAAAATTCCGCCGCGACATTGTGAACGCCGACATCCTTGTCGGTTACATGTTCCCTCTCGCGGAGGTCGCGGCCCTCGCGCCGAACCTCAAATGGATACACATAATCGGCGCGGGCATAGAACACCTCCTGCCGCTCGACTGGCTGCCGGAGGGATGCGTCCTCACCAACAACCGCGGGGCGCACGCGCCCAAAACCTGCGAATACGCGATGATGGCGCTGCTCATGCTCGCGAACCACATGCCGCGGCTCGCCTGCGCGCAGCAGAAACGCAAATGGGACGCGCACTTCGTCTCCGTCATCCGCGGCTCTAAGGCGGCCATCCTCGGCGCGGGCAAACAGGGAAGCGCCGTCGCCCTGGCGGCCAAACGGCTGGGACTTGACACGGTCGGGGTGGACATCGATCCCTCGCCGAGGGAAAACTTCGACGAGATACTGCCGCCCTCGCGGCTGAACGAGGCTCTCGGCTCCGCGGACTACGTCGTCGTCACCCTGCCCTCCACCAAAGATACATACCGCTTCATCGGGGAAAAAGAATTCGCCGCGATGAAAGAGGGGGCGGGCTTTATAAACATCAGCCGCGGAAGGATCGTCGACAGCGAGGCTCTCATCGCGAGCCTCAAATCGGGGCACCTATCGGGTGCGGTGCTTGACGTCTTTGAGCAGGAGCCGCTTCCCGTGGAATCGCCGCTCTGGTCGGCCCCCAACCTCACTATGTCGCCCCATATGGGCTGCGACGACGAGGATAACTACATCCACCGCACCTTCGACATCGTCTTTGAAAACCTGCGCCGCCTTGAGGCTGGCGAGAGGCTGGAAAACGTCGTCGACAGGAAAAAGGGATACTAA
- a CDS encoding tripartite tricarboxylate transporter permease encodes MLDTLIQAVNIVFKPEVLLVMLASSFYGIIIGAIPGLTAVMAVSLIMPIAIFLDPVPALAAIIACDAMAVFAGDIPGTLLRIPGTPASGAYTDDSYKLTQQGKAEMVLGANCFFSAIGGLFGLVVLVCAAPLLAEVALNFSTYEYFWLACLGLTCATFMTSQDKVKGIASLFLGLFITTIGYDSITGQPRFTFGSTELLAGIHVIPVLIGLFAVSEIMRRVSSTTPPAAAYNGRIGNIYTGIFKVWREHIPNFLRGNTIGVVVGALPGAGADIAAWLAYAISKKFSKTPEKFGTGHMEGIIESTSANNSALASAWIPAFVFGIPGDVTTAMVIGILYIKDLKPGPTAFLHHPEVIYSIFICFAIANVFMLILGYFSIKTFRHILRIPPFMLLPVILVFCIVGAFSINNSLFGVAIMLIFGLLGYIMEENDFPISPMLLAIVLGNLLEKNFIISMVKSNGNFMDFFNRPIAGSLAAVAILIWVFPLIRKIYKMATAKAA; translated from the coding sequence ATGCTGGACACTCTTATTCAGGCTGTGAATATCGTCTTTAAGCCGGAAGTTCTGCTGGTTATGCTTGCCTCATCCTTCTACGGCATCATCATCGGGGCCATTCCCGGACTGACGGCGGTCATGGCGGTCTCGCTCATCATGCCGATAGCCATCTTCCTCGACCCCGTTCCCGCGCTGGCCGCAATCATCGCCTGCGACGCGATGGCGGTCTTTGCGGGAGACATCCCAGGGACCCTGCTGAGAATACCGGGCACGCCCGCCTCGGGAGCCTACACCGACGACTCATATAAACTCACGCAGCAGGGCAAGGCCGAAATGGTCCTCGGTGCAAACTGCTTCTTCTCAGCGATAGGCGGACTCTTCGGCCTCGTCGTGCTCGTCTGCGCCGCCCCGCTCCTCGCGGAGGTCGCGCTCAACTTCAGCACCTACGAATACTTCTGGCTCGCCTGCCTGGGACTGACATGCGCCACCTTCATGACATCGCAGGACAAAGTAAAGGGCATCGCCTCGCTCTTCCTCGGACTCTTCATCACCACCATCGGCTATGACTCGATAACGGGACAGCCGCGCTTCACCTTCGGCAGCACGGAACTGCTCGCTGGCATCCATGTGATCCCCGTTCTCATCGGACTCTTCGCTGTCTCGGAGATCATGCGCCGCGTCAGCTCCACCACGCCTCCCGCCGCGGCCTATAACGGCAGGATAGGCAATATATACACGGGCATATTCAAAGTATGGCGCGAACACATCCCCAACTTCCTGCGCGGCAACACGATCGGCGTCGTCGTCGGCGCCCTTCCCGGAGCGGGTGCGGACATCGCGGCCTGGCTGGCCTACGCGATCAGCAAAAAATTCTCCAAGACCCCGGAAAAATTCGGCACCGGCCATATGGAGGGCATCATCGAAAGCACCTCCGCGAACAACTCGGCCCTCGCCTCGGCCTGGATACCGGCCTTTGTCTTCGGCATCCCGGGTGACGTCACCACCGCGATGGTCATCGGCATCCTCTACATCAAAGACCTTAAGCCGGGGCCGACGGCCTTCCTGCATCATCCAGAGGTCATATACAGCATATTCATCTGCTTTGCGATCGCCAACGTATTCATGCTGATCCTCGGATACTTCTCGATCAAGACCTTCCGTCACATCCTGCGCATACCTCCCTTCATGCTGCTGCCGGTGATCCTGGTCTTCTGCATAGTCGGCGCCTTCTCCATCAACAACAGCCTCTTTGGTGTCGCGATAATGCTCATCTTCGGACTCCTCGGCTACATTATGGAAGAAAACGATTTCCCCATCTCGCCGATGCTGCTGGCGATAGTGCTCGGCAACCTGCTGGAGAAAAACTTCATCATCTCGATGGTTAAGTCCAACGGCAACTTCATGGACTTCTTCAACCGCCCCATCGCGGGCTCTCTGGCGGCGGTCGCCATCCTCATCTGGGTATTCCCGCTCATCAGAAAAATATACAAAATGGCGACGGCGAAGGCCGCCTAA
- a CDS encoding D-2-hydroxyacid dehydrogenase → MKDNKIHIHIENSRHSVEVFIANQRQVDDLLARNADLADRLCITIGSSGYDELEKWSEEDFREYYEYMKTADILVGYSFPTENIASYAPQLRWIHFISSGVEHVSPFTWVPEGMKLINNRGVHLPKSGESFATFLGMLNSAMPRLMTAQRNHKWDRVFTTVIKGKKLVVFGVGNQGGEMARRAKEMGLYVTGVDPYCKEHPYCDRVVGMDEMQDAFKDADFLAITAPLTKETKGIINRERLGWLPERAGLINVSRGPLLDEAALDEKLRKGELSGAVLDVFHTEPLPDDSPLWTTPNLIITPHVSSDDLVNYIPLTLDLTIENLRNELAGRPMKNIVDISREF, encoded by the coding sequence TTGAAAGACAACAAAATCCACATCCACATTGAAAACAGCAGACATTCCGTCGAAGTGTTCATCGCCAACCAGAGGCAGGTAGACGACCTGCTCGCGAGGAACGCCGACCTTGCCGACAGGCTTTGCATAACGATCGGCAGCAGCGGCTACGACGAACTTGAAAAATGGTCGGAAGAGGATTTCCGCGAATACTACGAATACATGAAGACAGCGGACATCCTCGTCGGGTACAGCTTCCCGACAGAAAACATCGCTTCCTACGCCCCGCAGCTCAGATGGATACACTTCATCAGCTCCGGAGTGGAACATGTCTCTCCCTTCACCTGGGTCCCCGAAGGGATGAAACTTATAAACAACAGAGGCGTACACCTTCCCAAATCAGGAGAATCATTCGCAACATTCCTCGGTATGCTGAACTCGGCCATGCCGCGCCTCATGACCGCTCAGCGCAATCACAAATGGGACAGAGTCTTCACCACAGTCATCAAGGGCAAAAAACTTGTTGTCTTCGGCGTAGGAAACCAGGGTGGCGAGATGGCAAGGCGCGCCAAGGAAATGGGGCTATATGTAACCGGTGTAGACCCCTACTGTAAGGAACATCCGTACTGCGACAGAGTCGTGGGGATGGATGAGATGCAGGATGCCTTCAAAGACGCAGACTTCCTTGCCATCACCGCGCCGCTCACCAAAGAGACAAAGGGGATCATCAACAGGGAGCGCCTCGGCTGGCTGCCGGAGCGCGCGGGGCTCATCAACGTCTCACGCGGGCCGCTGCTCGACGAGGCGGCGCTTGATGAAAAGCTGAGGAAGGGTGAACTCTCCGGCGCAGTGCTCGACGTATTCCACACTGAACCGCTTCCCGACGATTCGCCGCTCTGGACGACCCCGAACCTGATAATAACGCCGCACGTATCTTCCGACGACCTTGTCAACTACATCCCGCTGACCCTCGACCTCACCATCGAGAACCTGCGCAACGAGCTGGCGGGACGTCCCATGAAAAACATCGTCGACATCTCGCGGGAATTCTAA
- a CDS encoding D-2-hydroxyacid dehydrogenase produces MKKLRIHIMNNRHQAQVYQATEEQVKEAVARNADIADKFEITMGSSEYDYDRWTEDDLKSYYEHMKEADVLMGYTFPTENIRGYAPELKWIHFNSSGVEQITPFTWVPEGLQLTNSRGVHQPKSGESFATYLGMLNSAIPRLFTAQRNGRWERTFTSVIKGRKLVVIGVGCQGGEVARQGKRLGMRVTGIDPQRTSHPECDEVLTPDRLDEALKDVDILAIAAPLTKATYRIIGERELKLMPKSASLLNVARGQLLDADALDRALRAGEIAGAILDVFDHEPLEDESPLWTAPNLIMTPHVSSDDPLNYMPRCLDILMRNVRSYLEGGPLENLVDTGREY; encoded by the coding sequence ATGAAAAAACTGCGGATACACATCATGAACAACCGCCACCAGGCCCAGGTCTACCAGGCGACCGAGGAGCAGGTGAAAGAGGCGGTTGCGAGAAACGCGGACATCGCCGACAAATTTGAAATAACGATGGGCAGCAGCGAATACGACTACGACCGCTGGACGGAGGACGACCTCAAATCCTACTACGAGCACATGAAAGAGGCCGACGTGCTCATGGGCTACACCTTTCCCACGGAGAATATTCGCGGCTACGCGCCGGAACTCAAATGGATACACTTCAACAGCTCGGGGGTGGAACAGATAACCCCCTTCACCTGGGTCCCGGAGGGGCTGCAGCTGACGAACAGCCGTGGCGTGCATCAGCCGAAATCGGGGGAGAGCTTCGCCACCTACCTCGGCATGCTCAACTCCGCCATTCCCAGGCTCTTCACGGCGCAGAGAAACGGCAGATGGGAGCGGACCTTTACGAGCGTCATAAAGGGACGGAAGCTCGTCGTCATCGGCGTAGGCTGTCAGGGCGGCGAGGTCGCCAGGCAGGGCAAGCGCCTTGGCATGAGGGTGACGGGCATCGACCCGCAGCGCACAAGCCATCCTGAGTGCGACGAGGTGCTGACTCCCGACAGACTTGACGAGGCGCTGAAGGACGTGGACATCCTCGCCATCGCCGCGCCGCTTACGAAGGCTACCTACCGGATAATCGGCGAGAGGGAGCTTAAACTGATGCCGAAGAGCGCCTCCCTGCTCAACGTCGCGCGCGGACAGCTGCTTGACGCCGACGCGCTTGACCGCGCTCTGCGCGCGGGAGAGATCGCGGGCGCGATACTCGACGTATTCGACCACGAGCCGCTGGAGGACGAATCGCCGCTCTGGACCGCGCCCAACCTCATCATGACGCCTCATGTCTCATCGGACGATCCCCTCAACTACATGCCGCGCTGCCTTGACATCCTCATGCGCAACGTCCGCAGCTACCTTGAGGGCGGACCGCTGGAAAACCTTGTGGACACCGGCAGAGAATACTAG
- a CDS encoding FG-GAP repeat domain-containing protein, which produces MRFDELRKKFLGRGLLTALFIVAAAAALYGGGVLLKADADPTGVPDSVAKDPLDMLKNARLIPKQRLAITYRDNNWNINNFVFTDKDNDVMTEDMREQNGLRTLNASSMRANDSYNYVFASASAEGYISSEVPLSPDICGDTAVMVRKNILVNSYLVRHDGGTNELYLSVREGDEMSEPIKIPDMVPAYSSFNNAGLETALDKDTAHDIAAFDWNGDGYTDYAVTFYVTLGSESCARLLIIDGKSLYEKSKNSSAAVPKYYYIDGPNVDGYMRSTSYRMATGDFDGDGIMEVAVYSTGTRMMLGTVVGWLEVYKIESGESGLNFSQIYTETTDNATGFYGIYGLNYSGGLAAGDINGDGRDELILFRPYGITPMTQIFMNVYQWQGGAFAKGETYIGPFAGQGLESTYPLNATIADLDGDGLGELVWTYGLKIDGKDQLNMYIHDWNIQKGEVITNAGTVYKYNLHDFCEMNWTLDPSYIHYSLCTGFFKFDLQTRRAQIAVGHMGGEGNVDVGVFSWSPSSSLQLEGKGWYQGVMMRGNMGPIVQAVDFYEESFVVGEPTVVTVEDNIELFMVTQAPPKHWDRVRAAGSALSGYAEEDGKVTLDSFAVFDTEGYYTGMQLNKEWGKSSSTTKVSEGKYGGSLGVDISHKGTVMDRVFHRSEDNANEDPMIDTAVKLSGEAVYDHTDGYSSTLNGTFSYKADRDDQLYYRANDYNICRYPVIYPESRRYVTVSDDNGVEYKAQSYIQYIVPTETASTFTPTPGRSVSWYEPLHDNYNLFTYPKRLTDITGYPQGRDKKISINKNDPLADVNGEVFVTGSGNVIGNLDASEFHLDASATSSDNVLDNNRGTVAPHIYIHPTVGKRFPFGNREATIKVDLEGDYTWGTDSTTTTDASEMYGMTMAWPGARNYTMYTDNWSAADMQFKSDAAYFTQDDGAFCVGYAVPELESFQSKIWGPGSPYETYADPGLLLPFRWNNDIKNKSAGQNLESMVYYLAENDNPNTSHQMRGLSFERVDNGAPVTTGAYQGTATKLLECCQKYNLRLRVINYSFVNTREVKVKFYYQPWTEGGVNYPAANPATDGGCYDITGGNPAAINSISGRTGNSDDGDNWDYAVLNGWTAPTNTGLGWLHAVISYDGEQLSADNDHGYVLVGSYDPQDFFGTVSAQAANVARAASVSVENYPDIAITGVTAYEMAKDGTVSQEPLTIDEKSRSKKMKIDVRVKYTGGRLNIGGEEKEINYLPLLRVGLLAGKRGVNRSLLGATEFPLIRAGEERTFSFVYDPKNCDYDNGVAVRAFSPYLFASEQRDPRSQYKVLWNSIEHNGGSGGCSVGLGALALIALLPLAWRKKR; this is translated from the coding sequence ATGCGTTTTGACGAACTGCGCAAAAAATTTCTCGGCAGAGGCCTTTTAACGGCCCTCTTTATCGTGGCCGCGGCAGCGGCGCTCTACGGCGGGGGTGTGCTGCTCAAAGCCGACGCCGACCCGACCGGCGTGCCGGATTCGGTGGCAAAAGACCCGCTGGACATGTTAAAGAACGCGCGCCTGATCCCCAAGCAGAGGCTGGCCATAACATATCGGGACAATAACTGGAATATCAATAACTTTGTCTTTACTGATAAAGACAACGACGTTATGACTGAAGACATGCGCGAACAAAACGGACTACGGACGCTCAACGCCTCTTCGATGAGGGCGAACGACTCATACAACTACGTTTTCGCCTCGGCATCCGCTGAGGGATACATATCGAGCGAGGTCCCGCTCTCGCCCGACATCTGCGGCGACACCGCGGTCATGGTGAGAAAAAACATTCTCGTCAATTCATACCTCGTGCGCCACGACGGCGGCACGAACGAACTCTACCTCTCCGTGCGCGAGGGCGACGAGATGTCCGAGCCAATAAAAATACCCGACATGGTCCCGGCCTATTCATCCTTTAATAATGCGGGTTTGGAAACCGCGTTGGACAAGGACACGGCGCATGATATCGCGGCCTTCGACTGGAACGGAGATGGATACACCGACTATGCGGTGACCTTTTACGTTACATTAGGCTCTGAATCATGCGCAAGGCTGCTGATCATCGACGGTAAGTCCCTTTATGAGAAGAGTAAAAACTCTAGCGCCGCAGTACCTAAATACTATTACATTGACGGCCCTAATGTTGATGGTTATATGCGTTCAACTAGCTATAGAATGGCAACTGGTGATTTTGATGGGGACGGCATAATGGAAGTTGCGGTTTATTCTACCGGAACAAGGATGATGTTAGGCACAGTAGTAGGGTGGCTTGAAGTCTATAAGATCGAATCTGGAGAATCTGGTCTTAATTTCTCTCAAATCTATACGGAGACAACGGATAATGCTACTGGTTTTTACGGAATTTACGGATTAAATTATTCCGGTGGGCTGGCGGCTGGTGACATAAACGGGGATGGCCGTGATGAATTAATTTTGTTTAGGCCCTATGGCATAACTCCCATGACACAGATCTTCATGAACGTGTATCAATGGCAAGGGGGAGCTTTTGCAAAAGGAGAAACATATATAGGGCCTTTCGCTGGTCAGGGTCTTGAGTCCACTTATCCGCTGAATGCCACAATTGCCGATCTTGACGGCGACGGACTCGGTGAGCTAGTGTGGACTTACGGTTTAAAAATAGATGGCAAAGACCAGCTCAATATGTATATACATGACTGGAACATCCAAAAGGGTGAGGTTATTACCAATGCCGGGACCGTGTATAAATATAACCTGCACGATTTCTGTGAAATGAACTGGACACTTGACCCTAGTTATATCCATTATTCACTATGTACCGGTTTCTTCAAATTTGATCTTCAAACTAGGCGCGCCCAGATTGCGGTGGGACACATGGGCGGCGAAGGCAATGTCGACGTAGGCGTCTTCTCCTGGTCCCCAAGCAGCAGCCTGCAACTGGAGGGCAAGGGCTGGTATCAGGGCGTGATGATGCGGGGCAACATGGGGCCGATAGTGCAGGCCGTAGATTTTTATGAGGAAAGCTTCGTCGTGGGAGAGCCGACGGTCGTCACGGTGGAGGACAACATCGAGCTCTTCATGGTGACGCAGGCGCCGCCGAAACACTGGGACCGTGTGCGCGCCGCCGGCAGCGCGCTGTCGGGTTATGCCGAGGAGGACGGCAAGGTGACGCTCGATTCCTTCGCCGTATTCGATACCGAGGGCTACTACACCGGCATGCAGCTTAACAAAGAGTGGGGTAAATCCTCGTCCACTACGAAGGTAAGCGAGGGAAAATACGGAGGTTCTTTAGGAGTGGACATTTCGCACAAAGGCACCGTGATGGATAGAGTATTCCACCGCTCGGAAGACAACGCCAACGAAGACCCGATGATCGATACCGCCGTAAAGCTCAGTGGTGAAGCTGTGTACGACCATACGGATGGATATTCCTCGACCCTGAACGGCACCTTCTCCTACAAGGCGGACCGGGACGACCAGCTCTATTACCGGGCCAACGATTACAACATCTGCCGCTATCCGGTCATCTACCCGGAGAGCAGGAGATATGTGACGGTCTCCGACGACAACGGCGTCGAATACAAGGCGCAGAGCTACATCCAGTATATCGTCCCCACGGAGACGGCCTCGACCTTCACGCCGACGCCGGGGAGGAGCGTCTCGTGGTACGAGCCGTTGCACGACAACTACAACCTCTTCACCTATCCCAAGCGGCTCACAGATATAACGGGATACCCGCAGGGGAGGGATAAGAAAATATCTATAAATAAGAACGATCCCCTGGCCGACGTCAACGGCGAGGTATTTGTAACCGGCTCCGGCAACGTCATCGGCAACCTCGACGCGAGCGAATTCCATCTGGACGCCTCCGCCACGTCAAGTGACAACGTTTTGGATAACAACCGCGGGACAGTTGCCCCACATATCTATATACATCCAACGGTGGGGAAGCGTTTCCCGTTTGGCAACAGAGAAGCTACTATCAAGGTTGACCTTGAGGGCGACTATACCTGGGGTACGGACTCAACGACGACCACCGACGCCTCGGAAATGTACGGCATGACGATGGCCTGGCCCGGCGCGCGCAACTATACGATGTACACCGATAACTGGAGCGCCGCCGACATGCAGTTCAAGTCGGACGCCGCCTACTTCACGCAGGACGACGGGGCCTTCTGCGTCGGCTACGCCGTGCCGGAGCTTGAATCATTCCAAAGCAAAATATGGGGGCCCGGCAGCCCCTACGAGACCTACGCCGACCCCGGGCTGCTGCTGCCCTTCCGCTGGAACAACGATATAAAGAATAAGTCCGCGGGGCAAAATCTAGAGAGCATGGTCTACTACCTCGCCGAAAACGACAACCCGAACACAAGCCATCAGATGCGCGGCCTGAGCTTTGAAAGGGTGGATAACGGCGCGCCGGTCACTACGGGAGCCTATCAGGGCACCGCGACAAAGCTGCTCGAATGCTGTCAGAAATACAACCTGAGGCTGCGCGTGATAAACTACAGCTTCGTTAACACAAGAGAGGTCAAGGTCAAATTCTATTACCAGCCATGGACAGAGGGAGGGGTAAACTATCCCGCCGCGAACCCGGCCACTGACGGCGGCTGTTATGATATAACCGGAGGCAATCCGGCGGCCATCAATAGTATAAGCGGACGTACAGGGAACTCGGATGACGGGGACAACTGGGACTACGCCGTTCTTAACGGCTGGACGGCCCCCACAAACACCGGCCTCGGCTGGCTGCACGCGGTGATCTCCTACGACGGCGAGCAGCTCAGCGCCGACAACGACCACGGCTATGTGCTGGTCGGGAGCTATGACCCGCAGGACTTCTTCGGCACGGTGAGCGCCCAGGCGGCAAACGTCGCGCGCGCGGCCTCCGTCTCCGTCGAGAACTATCCCGACATCGCGATAACCGGCGTCACGGCCTACGAAATGGCGAAGGACGGCACCGTCTCCCAAGAGCCGCTGACGATCGACGAAAAATCACGCTCCAAGAAGATGAAGATCGACGTCAGGGTGAAATATACGGGCGGCAGGCTCAACATCGGCGGTGAAGAAAAAGAGATAAACTACCTGCCGCTGCTGCGCGTAGGGCTGCTTGCGGGCAAAAGGGGCGTCAACCGCTCGCTGCTCGGCGCGACGGAATTCCCCCTCATCAGGGCGGGGGAGGAGCGCACCTTCAGCTTTGTCTACGACCCGAAGAACTGCGACTACGACAACGGCGTGGCG
- a CDS encoding tripartite tricarboxylate transporter TctB family protein translates to MKISDKIFGAVLICFSLFVLVYARSLPTLPGQNYGSGFFPATAAIFTLGCGIVLLVRGIKKRDRLLVLGEWTKSPRLVANICLIPANLIFYMLVSNTLGFMPTVVIMLTFTIWWLRRKLKSSLIVAVVSSILIYVFFSKIMLVPLPAGFLGL, encoded by the coding sequence ATGAAAATCAGTGATAAAATATTTGGAGCGGTGTTAATATGTTTCTCTTTGTTTGTCTTGGTTTACGCGCGATCTCTTCCCACCCTGCCTGGACAAAACTACGGATCTGGTTTCTTTCCCGCCACGGCGGCCATATTCACCCTCGGATGCGGTATCGTCCTCCTTGTGAGAGGAATCAAAAAGAGGGACCGGCTGCTGGTACTTGGCGAGTGGACGAAATCCCCGCGGCTGGTGGCGAACATCTGCCTCATACCGGCAAACCTCATCTTCTACATGCTTGTCTCCAACACCCTCGGTTTTATGCCGACCGTCGTCATAATGCTCACATTTACCATCTGGTGGCTGCGCAGGAAGCTGAAATCTTCCCTCATCGTGGCTGTCGTAAGCTCCATACTGATCTACGTATTCTTTTCAAAAATAATGCTGGTTCCGCTTCCCGCAGGATTCCTGGGACTATAG
- a CDS encoding Bug family tripartite tricarboxylate transporter substrate binding protein, with translation MFKKVSILVVALMVCALSLSGAGTASAAEAWPKEKPFTMLIPFATGGGTDFNARLVAKIMSDILGVRVNCINRTGGQGVVGHTAIAKGTPDGYTIGDIECELNMMHWAGLTDLTYKDLTPIALIVSMGGSVIVNEKSPYKDMKDLVAAIKKNPGKLKASGSSQGGMWHLCTAGMLQAEGLKASDVVWVPNDGAAPSLQDLAAGGLDFVVCTPNEADPLVTAKKVRPLAVVSKTRHIDWPNTPTLKEATGSDWLLDSWSGIAAPAGISDEMKKNLGDAIKKVWETKEFQDTMKKAGKNLQFLGPDEFKEFLKQMDENYGKVMKSVGIAK, from the coding sequence ATGTTCAAGAAAGTAAGTATTCTGGTTGTCGCGCTTATGGTGTGCGCACTCTCTCTCAGCGGCGCGGGCACCGCGTCCGCCGCAGAGGCCTGGCCGAAGGAAAAGCCCTTCACGATGCTCATTCCCTTTGCCACCGGCGGCGGCACCGACTTCAACGCGCGCCTCGTAGCCAAGATCATGAGCGATATCCTCGGCGTGCGCGTCAACTGCATCAACCGCACCGGCGGACAGGGTGTCGTCGGGCATACCGCCATCGCTAAGGGCACTCCCGACGGATACACGATCGGCGACATCGAATGCGAGCTCAACATGATGCACTGGGCCGGTCTCACAGACCTGACCTACAAAGATCTGACCCCGATCGCCCTCATCGTCTCTATGGGCGGCAGCGTCATCGTCAATGAAAAATCCCCCTATAAGGATATGAAGGATCTTGTCGCGGCGATCAAAAAGAACCCCGGCAAGCTCAAAGCCTCCGGCTCATCCCAGGGCGGCATGTGGCATCTCTGCACCGCGGGCATGCTTCAGGCCGAAGGGCTCAAAGCAAGCGACGTCGTGTGGGTCCCCAACGACGGCGCGGCTCCCTCGCTCCAGGACCTTGCGGCGGGCGGACTTGATTTCGTAGTCTGCACCCCCAACGAGGCCGATCCCCTTGTCACCGCGAAGAAGGTACGCCCGCTGGCGGTGGTATCCAAGACGCGCCACATAGACTGGCCGAACACCCCTACCCTGAAAGAGGCTACCGGTTCCGACTGGCTGCTTGATTCATGGAGCGGCATCGCGGCGCCCGCGGGAATATCCGACGAAATGAAGAAGAACCTCGGAGACGCCATCAAAAAGGTCTGGGAGACGAAAGAATTCCAGGATACGATGAAAAAGGCCGGCAAAAACCTCCAGTTCCTCGGCCCCGACGAATTCAAAGAATTCCTCAAGCAGATGGACGAAAACTACGGCAAAGTCATGAAGTCCGTCGGTATCGCGAAGTAA